Genomic window (Lycium barbarum isolate Lr01 chromosome 2, ASM1917538v2, whole genome shotgun sequence):
GTTGGTTTGTCTTCTCAATCATCTGATCGGAAATATTACATGCTTGACGTGAAAATATTGTTCGTACCATGTGGGAGAATTATATATTAAAAATTGTGGCATTTGAACTGCACGAGATGTTTTGATACATCTAGTAACTTCAGTGGCTATAATGCAATACCGATTAATTAgccgaataaaaaaaaaagttattagaGCATATGATCATAAActaaaattgtatttttttttttataggaaAAATTTGATTTCAATGTTTCGGAGGGAAGAAAAGGCGCAATTCTTGGTCATATGAGTGACATCTACAGAGGCTATAGGCACAAGATGAAAAGCAAGTAGTTCGATTCAAAGACAACTTATCAACTTCGCTTGCGACCACATATGAATGGAAATATTTGGTCAACCTTTGGAGTGATGTTGACTTTCAGGTATTTAAATTAATTAGTTTAATAGTTATGCAAGACTTAGACACGAAATGGTACACATATAATATTTAGAACAAAGTTagaaaaattatatttctttatcGAAATTTAACTAATGATAATGATTATTATTTTCACAGACGAAGAAAAAAGATGAAAAAACTCCTTCTCGTGTTGAAGTTATCATGGAATCTCAcaagagaaaaaaaggaaaacaagttgaTGCTTTTCAACAAGATGCTATTGTAATTTCAATGTGTTAGTTTTCCTCTTTATCTCTTTATGTGTTAGCTTTCTTCTTTATCtctttaaaatatatatttgcatATATGTTTGATTGATTTTTTTGATTGTAGGATCAATTTGACCAATCTAACAAGCAGcaagaaaaaggagaaatttcTTTAAATGATGATGATATCTTCGAAAAAGTACTTGGGGCAGAAAAAAATGGATATCTTCGTGCATATGGCCCAGGAAAAACTATTAGTGAATATTTCGGGAGTAGACCAATGAAGGTACAACTCATAAAGCAATTAGAATCAACAAGAAAAGAATCGAACGAGCGTGTGGAAGAAGTTAAAAGGGAAGCTAAggagcaaattgaagaaatgaagaaaGAAGCGGATAATAAGATAGCAGAGTTTGAGAAACAATGGGAAGCAAAATTTCAAATGTTGGTTGCAGCTCAAGGCCGACAATCAAATGATGCAAATCTAACAGTAAGTaacttatttatatattttaatatTACTAATCCAATAAATATGTGATctttttataaaatatttttattaagaaACAAAGCTTAATTTTTAAACGGATACTTTAATGTATCATTTTCTTATTTCTTTTCTTAATTGTTATTGCAGCTTGTGGAGTAGTGATGGAAGCATCAAAATCGATGGGGACACGAAGAATTATTTTTTATCTTGCAAAAATATATTAATATGTTTGAATAAAGTGATGTTTCACTATTTTGGATGACATTGTTGAACCTTTGTTAAATCTTTTTTCTAATATATTGCATTTATTACACAATTGAAGATATATTGCTACGATATTGTCTATAAATTTCATGTCGAAAATGAATTCTCAGCTACATTATATGGCTAACAATGTCGGTGGCAAATATTTCAATTAGTAGCTATGAAATTTTGGATTTGTAGCTAAACGTACATATAATTGCCACGCAAATGAGAATATGGATACACATTTTTATTTCCGTAGCAAATGAAGAAAATCTTTTGCTACAATTTTGTCTCTCGTGACAAAAAGTATACACTTTTAGCTATGAACTTTGGAGTTCGTAGCTAGACATATACTCCTATATATAATCGCCACGTATCAAAACATGGCTATAAATTTACAATTTTCGTAGCAAATGAAGGTTCTTTTTAGCTATAATGCTATTTATTTCATAGCTAAAGGTACAGCTTCATAGCTACAATATGAAAATATTTGTGGCAAATATTTTAACTCATAGCTATGAATTGTTTAGTTCGTAACTAAATATGACTGCTATTGCCACGAAACTAAGCTATAGAAAtagccataaaatttgaatttgTGTCGCAAACAAATTAAATCTTTTCCTACAATACAACACCTTGTGGCTACACTATGAAGACAACTACAAATTTTGTTCGTCGTGGCAAAAGATTAAAGTCACTTGCTATAAGTATATTTTCTGTGGTAGGAATTTTCTACCTTCGCAACTACAACACAAAAAAACTCGTAGCAATTAGAACAAGTGCTTAGCCACGGACCATGTAAAGTTTGTAGCTAACTTTTAGCTACGCTACATTTTGCTACGAATGCTACGGAAAAAAAAATGTGGCTAAAGGTTTTAGCCACGGAAAATTTCATCTTTAGCTACAACGTATTCTGTGGCAATAGATGTCTTGTGTTGTAGTGTCTTCTCGATCATCTGATCGGAAATATTACATGCTCGACGTGAAAATATTGTTCGTACCACATGGGAGGATTATATATTAAAAAGAGTAGTTTCtgttagattatgtaattatttagtcaaatatattttgtaatcttctattttaggataacatatgttagaattatttagtcaaattagttcctaatttgtagcctacaattaggttgtaaatcatgtatatcaacccATTCAAGGGAACAAAATAATCAAGGAAAACATtctcttacatggtatcagactaggttctcctaaaaaccctagccCTTGGCcgccgaccccccccccccccccctcttttcgTTTTTCTCTTCTTCGGCTATTCCCCCCTCCCCTTTTCCATGGCTGACACCTCCAAGTTGCATCCTGCGATTACCGTCACCAATATCAAATCATACATCCCTATTGTGCTTGACTACGAAGGAAGCCAATACAATAATTGGGCTACCCTCTTCAAGCTCCATTGTCGTGCAAACTTGGTCATTGACCACATCCTACCTCCTCCCTCCCCCACCATGCCACCACCGGCAACTGCAGCCGAAAAAATTGCTGCTAAGGCCCTATGGGAACGGCTAGATGACATTGTTCAGCAATGGATATATGGTACGATATCGAATGATCTTCTCAACACGATCATTCATCAAGAGGACACCGCAGCCGAAGCTTGGGACCGTCTTGTTCATCTCTTTCAGGACAACAAATCGGCTAGGGCCCTTGCTCTTGATGCAAAATTCACCAACACAAAATTGGTGGATTTTCCGAATGTGAAAGCAAACTGTACCAGGCTGAAATTTCTTGCAGACAATCTCGCCAACGTCGGTCACAAAGTTTCCGACGAACGACTTGTGCTTCGTCTTCTGCGAGGATTCTCGGAGGAATATAAAACTTTTCGCACGACGGTGCAACACCGTACTCCTCTCCCATCTTTTGACGTTGTCCGATCGATGCTTGAGCTTGAGGAGGATAGCCATGCTGAGGACGTCATTCACGACTCCAACTCGAATGCTGCTCTTGTTTCCCACAATGTTACTCCTCAAAATTTCTCAGGAAATGGACAGCCCACTAACTCTGCAAATAATTTCAACAATCGTGGAAATTCGCAGAATCGTGCAAAGAAAAATAACCGCGGTCACAGCGGCGGCAACCGCAACAACCGCGGTGGCAGCGGCAATGGACAAAGCAGCGGCGGGGGCAGCCGCACCAATGCACAGGCATACCAGCCTGTCGCGGCACAGCAGCAGGGACACGCTGCCCCGTCATGGTATTTTCCACCGTGGGCAGCGTGGGGGCAACAGCCGTGGGCCACTCCACCGTGCCCGTACCGCACGGTTGGGTGGCAGCAACCCCGCGGCTGGCAGCAGTCGCGTCCAGCTCCATCGCAGCAGGGAGTTCTTGGTCCTCGTCCTCCACAGTCGTTCTACTCGTCAGCTTCGTCATCACATATTGGGTATGCGCCCCCAGATATTGATTAAGCTATGCACACAATGTCATTGAATCCGCCCGATGACaagaattggtacatggacaccgaaGCCACATCTCATATGACCAACtcccaaggtactctctcgtcgtattatcaattgagcaaaaataatggcattgttgttggtaatggtaacatgATTCCAATTCATggttatggtcatacatcccttcAACAAAATCGCTCTTTAAAACTGAAAAATGTCTTACATGcacctaaactcatcaaaaaccttatttccgttcgtaaatttactatcgataatatggtttctgttgaatttgatccttttggtttttatgtgaaggatttacggacggggagcaaactcatgagatgtgagagttcgggtgatctttatccattcttcAAAAATTTTCAAGTCATCCTGTCTTCCGCACCATCTGCTTTTAGTGTCATCTTTCCTCATATATGGCACTCCCGTTTAGGTCATCCAGGGGATGTTATTCTTAGTTCTTTAcgtagtagtaatttgattgaatgTAATAAGGCTCGAAACAATGTTTGTCATTCTTGTCCTCTGGGGAAATTTATTAAATTGCCTTTTTATGACTCtctttcaactactactatgccctttgacattgttcacagtgatttatggacttcacctATTCTTAGCTCTTCATGTCACAGATATTATGTTTTACTTCTTGACAATTacactaattttctttggacttttcctatcaaaacaaagtcccaagtttattgttataccccattttaatcgggtcaaatcggagtacaacatattggtgattcctatattatttaactcaaggagtcgccacctaattatttttaaaggagaattaggacacctattttaactaagtaaaTGCTCAAAATTAACTCCGATTAATGATCTActtaactaatgtgattctaggtaagggttcttaattatcctaaagggaaggggttaagcatcctttaagatcggttaactacggttaaccggtcaaacttaggttaattaattctaaggtctaaaatttaagaaaatagctttgaaaaaacaaaataataacttataactaacaaagtttaaaacattattatatgaatgatgcactctatatggtgaaaataagtacttaatgttcagagcggtGATCCTAAATGATAAAAATCTATCCATTCTAATCCTACGTGAATCATAAGTTACACACATACTTTCAAACCACAGACAAATCCAAAATACCAAtaaattagcaatcataaagaAAACGAAGAGTGAAATAAAATAAATGATAAGGAAAGGGGAGAAGAGAAAATGATAAAGATGTCATAGACAACCTCAAACGATTAGCGATTTCGCTTGTTTCTCGCCGAGTGTTGTGATTAAAGAATATGGGACGTATCGACTCCATGCATGGGTATAGCAATAGCGCCGAGTCTCATTTCGAGACTACATTGTGAGAGAGTCCTGAATTAAGACTCCATTCGCTCCAACGTGTACATGTAAAGAAGGGGAAATAAAGATTAGACAAACAGGACTGATTCTTAATATGTATCTGAAAACAAACACAATAAGTAAAACGAGATGACATCTGATTTCAACAAAAAGTTCTAACTAATTCATACTCTAGTCTTCAAATATCCAATCTCTTTTTTTTCAACAAAAATGGTAAACCATACACTACTTTATCTTATCAGAAAATGAATGGAATTCACAGATTGCTATCAAAGTCCTCACTTTTTAGAAAGAGAGGACACGACTACTTTTATTTGATATTAAGGGCATGACCTTTGGATGTAGAAATCATCTTTTAACATGAAAAGAGGACAGATTGTAAGCTTGAGTTGCTACAAGTTTTCACCACATTTAAACTATTTATTAACTCCATAGAGATGAAGATTAATCATGAGGTTCATAAAGGCTATTGAGCTAATGACACATAGAGTTCTCAAGCACATATTGAGCAAATGATATAAGTCGAAACATTCCGAAACTAAAAAAATGATAAACTTTCTCGAATTTTAAAAACAATGCATCCAGTCCGAAAGGCACACATTAGGCTTCTAATCTTgccaatttatttttaaaaaaaatccgaGTCTAGTAATAGGTAAACAAGCAAGACAAGCGAATTCCTATAGGCATAATTTAATACACAAGCTACAAGTCATGAATAACGACAACTACTAGAAGCTTGCTGAAAACTTATATTTCATGATATTTAACATTAGTCTAGCATACTTCATAGCATGAATACGACTAAATATCTTCAGAAATTAAAAGAATAAGAAGAGACACAACTGACTTGACAATGTTTAAACAAAAATGGAAAGTCAATACATCAACTGTTAGCTTAACCTCTACATAACTTAATCTTCAAAGCATGATATTTTAATCGTAAGGCCTAAATGAACGAACTTTACAGTGTAGATTTAGAAAATCAGATTAGCAGCTACGCTATCAACCATTTCAGATCATAACTTCAGGAAAACATACTCTTTAACTACTAAAGGCTAACCATTTAATGGAAGACATGAGCAGattcaactaaaaaaaaaataaactcaTATGCAATCTGAAATTAAATCATGTCATCTAGCAGCTTATGCTTTGAGCTAATCCTCGAACAGACAACGGGTACTAAAAGGCTCATTCTTTGCAAATTTGAAGAAAAGAGAAATAAGCTTGACAAAGGCGCCGAAGATATATGCATCCATACAAAGCTGAAGCAACCATTAAACAGACTAAACTCATATTCCTATTGAAATTTAGACAAATAAACCTTAACTAACATGCTGGAATCTATAGAAAACTAACTGAAAAATAAGGAACAGAACTAAAAGTAAAAGAGAAAGAGAATTacggacctttttcgggtgcagcgaaatggggtgCGGGGGGTTTCAgatctatgctcgaactcgaGTATGCCTTGTATGCGAAAAACAGAAGCCAACAGCAGATTCCGAATAACGGAAAAGAAAAGCAAggaattttagtttttttttttttcgaacaaAGGTGGCGGCTCCcaaaaaaaaaccccaaaaaaATCCCTCTTAAAATGAGCAGCAGAGCTTCGTATTTATAGTGATGAACTAGGGCTTTTAGGCTAAATTTTTTTGGGCGGGATTTCAATTAATTTCGAGTTTCAAACGAGTCAAATAGAGTCGTTTGAACCCGAATGTTGGGATTTTGGACGGATACTGTCAGATTTCTCAGAAAGAGGAAAGAGCAAAGTTGCAAAAAATGGAAAAAGTTGAAAATCCAGATGAAAGTAACCTGTAATTCTATGCTTTTTTGATATAAAAGCCAATCTTTTCCCGAAATAAAGCATGCACTCCTCTGATATGGATAAAGAGGGGTAGGGTTTCGCTGAATAtggaggagagagaggagagggagaagagagggGCGTTGGGGCGGGCGGCTGAAGAATGGTGTGATTCTTTAGGTTTTAGGAAGAAGATTGGGCCGGGTCAACGAGTTAAAGGATAATAGGCTGGGTCGGTTCGGCAGATTTAATGAATGGTGGGTCGTGGGCTGAGTAGAATATTGTTTTGGGCTGGTTGGGTAAAAAATATATTTGCTTttgagcttctaaatttaaataactaTATACTAGCGTGTACTAAAGTATTATCTAATAtcaaatatgtaattattagtgctcagataataaaatcacatgacgtcgtaatagccgtgcaataatattttgaaaatcaataataaataaatgctattatttaactgtgcgaaaataaatgcgacgcgcgtgcataagatggtaaaaaaaTGCTGAAAAGATTATAATGCGAATTGCAATAATACCGgtactaataataataacaataatagtaataatgataataataataataaaaataataatagctgGTGAAGGCAATGGGATAATGAAACgctggtattaataaaagctcataattatagtaaaatataaataattaatttttaaagttgccaaaatatcaaAAGCGTAAATATTTTGGGGAaaacgggacaaaattgggtgtcaacatttaTAATTGCTTCTTGTCTTTCCGAACTTTCATTCGCACTCAGtttgaaaaataaatcaaaaCCTTTCAATTCCCCACACTTCCCCCCAAAATGGTAAGGCGGAAcgaaaaattaaatccatcaaTAATATTGTTCGTACACTCCATGCCCATGCATCTATGCCCTACTTCTATTGGCATCACGCCTTTGCCATAGGAACGTACCTCCACAATATTCTCCCTTCTAAACTCTTAGCATATAAGACACCCACTCACATTCTTTATCAAAAGAATCCATCCtactctcatctccgagtctttggctgtctatgctttcctctctttccctccacacaaattcataagttgcAGTCTAGGTCCACTCCGTGTGTCTTCCTAGGATATCCTTCCAATAATCGGGGGTACAAATGCTATGACTTAGCAAGCCGAAAAATAATCATAGCCCGGCATGTGTGGTTTGATGAAAATTCCtttccattttcacaaataaatactcCATCTCCTACCTCATATGAATTTTTGGATGATGATAATTCCCCATTGAGAATCCAATTGTTGCATGACCAGGCCACTGCTCCGCCAATGCAGCCCCCTCCCTCTCGTGCAACCCACCACCCGACCCCCCCTGCCTCCTCTCCGTCATCGTCGACTGCCCAACAGTCCACCTCCACTACCCCAGCTACCCGCCAGCCCCTTCAGCCCACTGCCACGGCCCCCACGGCAGTCCCCCCGCTGCCGCCTCTTCCCTCTCCCACGCTGCCCCACCACGGCAGCAGCACCCTCCCTGCCAGCCCCCCACCCGTCCATCACATGACTACACGTAGTCAACATGGGATAActtgaaataccataatcaagccttAAGTGTCACCAACAATTCCATCTCACCCATTCCTCGAAATCCCGTTGGTGCACttaatgacccgaattggaaaaatgctatgcaagatgaatataatgctcttattgatagtAAGACATGAGAGTTGGTCCCTCGTCCTCCAATTTCTAATATTATTCGGTCTTTATGAATTTTTtggcataaaaagaaatctgatggttcttttgagaggcataaagcccgtcttgcaggtgatggcaggtctcaacgggaaggtgttgattgtgacgagactttcagtccggtggtcaagccggcaactatccgtgtggttcttactattgctttatctcactcttggcccattcaccaGCTTGACgtaaagaatgctttcttacatggcAATTTGAATGAGACCGTCTATATGTATCAGCCACTGGGATTCCGAGATCCAGCTCGTCCtgatcatgtctgtctcttgcGTAAGTCTCTTTATGGTTTGAAATAGGCACCACGGGCTTGGTATCAGCGTTTTGCTGAATATGTGGCAGCCATTGGTTTCTCGCATAGTACATCTGACAACTCTCTCTTAACTTATTGTCGTGGAAAAGATATTGCTTACattttgttatatgtggatgatattattctaactgcATCTTCTGAATCTCTCAGACTCGGtattatgtccaagttagctacggaatttgcaatgaaagacttgggtccgttgagctattttttgggAATTGCTGTCTCCCGAGACAAAAATAGTCTCTTTATGTCTCAGAGTTCTCATGCAGAGGATATTCTTGACCGGGCAGGCATGTCATAGTGTAAGCCTTGCCCCACTCCTGTTGACACAAAAGGCAAACTTAGCGCTTCTTCAAGCGCCCCGTATGAGGATTCTACGAAGTATCGTCGTCTGGCAGGTGCTTTGCAATACTTGACATTCACTCGGCCTGACATATCATACGACGTCCAACAGGTTTGCTTGTTTATGCATGACCCCAAAGTCCAGCTTATGGAAGCATTAAAACGCATTTTGCGTTACATTCGAGGTACGATTGA
Coding sequences:
- the LOC132629011 gene encoding uncharacterized protein LOC132629011, producing MADTSKLHPAITVTNIKSYIPIVLDYEGSQYNNWATLFKLHCRANLVIDHILPPPSPTMPPPATAAEKIAAKALWERLDDIVQQWIYGTISNDLLNTIIHQEDTAAEAWDRLVHLFQDNKSARALALDAKFTNTKLVDFPNVKANCTRLKFLADNLANVGHKVSDERLVLRLLRGFSEEYKTFRTTVQHRTPLPSFDVVRSMLELEEDSHAEDVIHDSNSNAALVSHNVTPQNFSGNGQPTNSANNFNNRGNSQNRAKKNNRGHSGGNRNNRGGSGNGQSSGGGSRTNAQAYQPVAAQQQGHAAPSWYFPPWAAWGQQPWATPPCPYRTVGWQQPRGWQQSRPAPSQQGVLGPRPPQSFYSSASSSHIGYAPPDID